Part of the Paenibacillus sp. FSL R7-0273 genome is shown below.
GCGGTGTAATCTTAACCTGGGACAATTCGAAGCTGTTGCTGTTCAGATACCCGAGCAGATCGCCCATCATCCAGTTGGCAACAGCCTTCGCATCCTTGGTATAAGCAAGGCTGCCTTCAAAGAAATCAGCCAGCGGCTTGGAGGAGGTCAGCACTCCCGCATCGTAAGCCGTAAGTCCGTATTCCTCGCTGTACCGGGCCTGGCGGGCATCCGGCAGCTCCGGAATGGACTGGCGGATGGATTCCTTCCAGGCATCATCGATATGCAGCACAATGAGATCCGGGTCCGGGAAGTAACGGTAGTCATGCGCTTCCTCTTTGCCGCGCATGGACAGCGTTTTGCCCTGTGCCTCATCCCAGCGGCGGGTTTCCTGCACTACTACACCGCCGTCATCCAGAATCTCGCCCTGGCGGAACTGTTCATATTCTAATCCGCGCAGCACGCCGCGGAAGGAGTTCATATTCTTCAGCTCCGCACGGATGCCGAACTCTTCCTGGCCTACAGGGCGCAGACTGATGTTCGCATCACAGCGCATCGAGCCTTCCTCCATCTTAACGTCAGAGACATCGCAATACTGCATGATCGCGCGGATCTTCTCCAGATAAGCACGCGCCTCTTCAGGTGAACGCAGATCAGGCTCGGAAACAATCTCAATCAGCGGTGTGCCTACACGGTTGAAGTCAACCAGTGAAGCAAAACCGCCGTCAACGTGAGTCAGCTTGCCTGCATCCTCTTCCAGATGAAGGCGGGTAATCCCGATGCGTTTGGTTTCACCATTAACCTCAATGTCAATCCATCCGTTCAAGCCGATCGGCTGATCAAATTGCGAGATCTGGTAGGCTTTTGGCGAATCGGGATAAAAGTAATTCTTGCGGTCGAATTTGCTCACATCACCTATAGTGCAGTTGAGCGCCATAGCCGCTTTCATTGCATAGTCCACCGCCTGGCGGTTCAGCACAGGCAGTACGCCGGGATGGCCCAGGCAGACCGGACAGGTATGGGTATTAGGCGGGGCCCCGAATTCCGTCGAGCAGCCGCAGAAAATTTTGGACTTGGTATGAAGCTCCACATGAACTTCCAGCCCGATGACCGTTTCGTATTTAGACATAAATGATCTCATCCCTTAAAAGTTTTGTGAGCCTGTTCCCTGTACAGCGTATGATCCGGCGGAACTTACAGCTGTGGCCGCTCTTTGTGGTAGCCTGTATTCTGTTCAAAGGCATGCGCAACGCGCAGCACGGTGCTCTCATCAAATTCCTTACCGATAATCTGCAGTCCTACCGGCAAACCTCCGGCAAAGCCGCATGGAATGCTGACCGCAGGAATGCCGGCAAGATTGACCGGAATGGTCAGTATATCGTTCAAATACATAGTCAGCGGATCTTCCGTCTGCGAGCCCAGCTTAAAGGCAGTGGTCGGCGCTGTAGGGCCGATTACCACGTCATACTTCTTGAAAACCTCATCAAAGTCCTGCTTAATCAGGGTGCGCACCTTCTGGGCCTTCAGATAATAAGCATCATAATAGCCCGAGCTCAGCGCATAAGTGCCTAGCATGATCCGGCGTTTCACCTCAGGGCCGAAGCCGCGGCTGCGGGAATTGCGGTACAGATCAAGCAGGCCGCCGCCCTCATCGACACGCACGCCATAACGGACACCGTCAAAGCGGGCCAGGTTGGAGGAGGCTTCCGATGAAGCAAGCAGATAATAAGCTGCCACTGCATATTCCGTATGCGGCAGCGAGACTTCTTCCCATACCGCGCCGAGGCTCTCCAGCACTTTGAGTGCAGACATGACCTGTTCGCGGACAGAAGCATCTACACCTTCACCGATATACTCCTTAGGCACAGCAATGCGGAGCCCGGAAATATCTCCGGTCAATGCGCTCAGATAGTCAGGGATGTCCACCTTTGCCGATGTGGAGTCCTGGGCATCATAGCCTGCAATCGCCTGCAGCACATATGCGGAATCCTCTACATTACGGGTTACGGGGCCAATCTGATCCAGTGAGGAGGCGAAGGCTACCAGGCCATAGCGGGAAACCAGACCGTAGGTTGGCTTAAGCCCGACTACACCGCAGTATGAGGCCGGCTGACGGATGGAGCCGCCGGTATCGGAGCCAAGCGCGAACAGCACTTCACCTGCTGCAACAGCCGCTGCCGAGCCGCCGCTTGAGCCGCCGGGAACATGCTCGAGATTCCACGGATTGCGCACAGCGCCGTATGCAGAATTCTCATTGGAGCCGCCCATGGCGAACTCGTCCATATTCAGCTTGCCGACTGTTACCGCATCAGCCTGACGCAGCTTGGAGACAACGGTTGCATCATAAATCGGCTGGAAATTGTCAAGGAACTTGCTGGCACAGGTAGTGCGCAGTCCCTTCGTTACAATATTGTCCTTAATCCCGGCAGGAAGTCCAAACAGCAGGCCGCGCTCCGCGCCGGAAGCCAGCTTGTCATCCAGTGCACGTGCAGACTGGCGTGCCCCTTCCTCGTTCAGCGTTAAAAACGCATGCACCTTGCTGTCACGCTCGGCAATAGCAGCCAGTGACTGCTCCGTCAGCTCACTGACGGAAATTTCTTTGCCCTGCAGCATGTTATGTAGTTCTGGCAATCGATATTGAAACAGGCTCAACATGTTTCCTCCTTTTTGGTGTGGTTATTCCAGTACAGCCGGAACCTTAAAGTGACCGTCTTCATCATCTGGTGCATTAAGCAGAGCCTCTTCCTGGGACAGGCTCTCCTTCACGGCATCCTCACGCATGACATTGCTGACCTGCAGCACATGCGTCGTCGGCTTCACATTCTCCGTATCCAGCTCATTTAATTTCTCGGCATATTGTAAGATAGCATTCATTTGTTCAGTAAAGGTAGCCTCTTCTTCCGGGCTTAGCTGCAGTCTGGCCAGCTTGGCCACATGCTGCACATCTTTGACAGTAATGCTCATAAAGAATATCCCTCCTGTTTAAAGGGCTAAAGCGCCCGGATAACGTTTTTAATTATATTGTAGAAGCCTGGACAATTCAATGTACTTGTCATTCCGCCCTTATCCGCATAACAAAAAGACCGGCTTGCGCCGGTCCTCCTTAAATCCAAGCCCGGAGATTCACCTGCTTGATGAATTCCGCCTGGGACAAACTCTCTTTAGGGGCTGCTTCCACTTCTTCCGCTTCCGCATCTTCGCCGTTCATCAGGTGATGAAACAGCTTCTCATTATACGTCGACAAAGCATAGTCGATCAATGCTTCATGCGTTGCTCTTTCGGCTTCCGCCTCCAGCAGCTGCTCCTCCGCCTCAATATCCTCCGCGGTAACATAAAAATTCCTGTTAGCCTGAGGGACCCGGATGACGTAATCAAATGCATTGTCAGGATTCCGGTCATAAGCAATCAGGTAGCCGTAGTCTCCGATAGGAAGACTCTGTTCAAACGCGTCAGCAACAATGACAATCTTCTCTCCCAACCGCAGCATCGCCTTACCTCCTGCTCCAAAATCTATCATGGTTCTACTTGTTTCAACAGTCTACTAGAAAAAGCTAGAGCTGTCCAGCAGCAGCAGGAGTGTTAAATGAAAGTTCACAAAAGTTTTCTGAAAATAAACATTTTCAATTAAGGGTTCAGCTTTTCCGTCCGGTTCTCCGGCGGTGTTCCGGCAGCACAACAAACAGCAGGTAAACAATCAGCGGAGTGGGCAATCCGGTCATCCCCCATAATCCCCAGAACCAGGCCGCCCTGCCCTTATCCCTGCTCCGGGCATCTTGGAAAAGCCATGTTCCCTGAATCAGCAATATGGCTGCAATAACAGCCCACAGCCAATAGGGCACATCATGCAGCTCCTTCATTGCCCTCTATCCCCCTGCCGCTGCCTGATCCTTGCCGCTGTCAGGCCGCCAAGTACAGCAAGCGGAATTACCGCCTGGAGAATCCAGTAGACTGCAGGCGCGAAACCAAGAACGGCCAGAACAATACCCAGGAGAAGTATCGCAGCCAGTAAAAACAGCAGCAGCTCCCGGCGGCTCTGGCGCCGTCTGCGGACAGCCTCGGCGGCCAAAAACTGCTGCACCGCCGGTAAGGACGGCGCCGAGATGTCATCATACTGTGCATCCAGCCGTTCCAGCTCAGCGGACAGCTTAGTTAAAAGCTTCTGGTTCCCCGTATCCTCATTCATCCTCTTTAAGCTCCTTTCTCAGCTGCTGCAGGCCTGCAGACACACGCGATTTAACGGTTCCGGAAGGAACCTCTATAATGGTCCCGATCTCTTCATAGCTGTAGCCGTAATAATGCTTGAGCAGTACAGCCACCCGCTGGGGCAGCGGCAGTCTGGACAGTGCATCAAGCACCTCGCTCCACTCCATATTACGGCTCTCGAACCTCCAGCGGATCGCAGCTGTCCCCCGTTCCCGGCGCAGCCACTCTGTTTCCCGCTTCCAACGCCGTTTACGGTCAATGTACAGCCGGGTTGCAATAGTGATCAGCCATGAGGAAAAAGCGGAGGTCCCGTTGTAATGGCCAATCTTCTCCATGGCCCGCACCATAGTATCCTGGGCCAGCTCCTCCGCCAGCGAAGGGTCCATAGTAGCCTTGATTAAATATTTGAACAAGAAGCTGTAATGCTCCCGCAAAAGCGCGGCCAGCGCCGAAGCATCACCCTTCTGTGCCTGCCTGATTAACTCCAGCGTCCCTTCATTCATCAGCCCCCTGTTCCCTCCTTCATTTGTGCACAGCTGTAATACGTGCAGGGCAGCAGGATCGTTCACTCACGGTCCAGGTTATTTTGCAGTTCCCACAATCTGCGCCGCCAGGGCTGATAGCGCCCCCGGCCGCCGGGAAATCCCCAAAAGCACAAATTGCCCGGCGTTTCCCTAACTGCCGGCTTCTCCTTCGCCCTTGGCTGGTAGAACGCCGGTCCCTCTATGCTTTCAGCCTTGAAATCAGCTTCACTTAAATTGGAGTAATCATATAAATCAATAATATCGTTCTTCAATTAACTTCCTCCCATACAAATAAAACCCGTATAAACAGACAAAAAAAGAACGCAAACCGGGATTAGTTCCGCAGTCTGCGTGCTTCGCGAGGTAAATGTTACATTTAATTAACGTTATTGTAGCAACTTTGTATCCTTATGTCTATCCCTATTTTCCCGCTTTTTGTCAGCTGGTAAGAAATAACGTCAAGGCATGGATACGTAAGGATTGTTCCGGCGCTCAAAGCCTATGGTCGTCCGCTGTCCGTGCCCCGGATACACCTTCACTTCTTCATCCAGACGGTACAGCTTGCCGCGCAGTGAATCAACCAGATCACGCTCACGGCCTCCAGGCAGATCCGTACGTCCCACGCCAAGCTTAAACAGGACATCTCCGGAAAAAAGATCGTTCCCGCAAAGGAAGCTCACACTCCCCGGCGAATGGCCCGGAGTATGGAAAACCTTAAAGGTGAGTCCGAGCAGCTCCAGAATCTGGCCCTCGGCCAGATCATATTCCGCAGGCTCCGTACGAATTGGAGGTGATGCCTCAGGCCACATCAGGGAGCCGTTCAGCTTGGGGCTGACCAGCCATTCACTCTCAAGGGCATGTACATAGACAGGGCAGTTTTTGGCTTTGCGTAGCTCATCTACGCCGCCGATATGGTCAAAATGGGCGTGGGTCAGCAGAATAGCCTCAATCTCCATATCCTTGACAGCGCGCAGCAGTGCAGCAGGATTCATGCCGGGGTCGATAATGACACCCCGCTGCGGATCAGCTCCGGTTAGCAGATAGGCATTGGTCTGGAGCGGCCCCAGATTATAGGAACGGATATTCAGCATGGATTAGAAGCCTGAAATCAGAGTGCGCAGTTCATTGGCAATGACTGCATGCGACTCCGTTCCTTCCCCGTAGGCTTGCCCCATGGCCTTGCGCACTTCCGCAATTTTACTGTCATAATCGGCAGCTTCACGGTCCGGGTTCTCCTGCTTGAAGGCACGCATCAGCGTCTGCACATGCTCCGGACGCGGTCCCCAGTGACCCAGCACGTATCCGCCCGTATCGGCAAAGATTACGACCGGCACGGATCTTCCGCCCATGGTAAGAAAATCATCCATAATATCCTGATTCTCCTCAAGAATCAGCACTTCGGTCTTGATTCCTGCGGTCTCCAGAATCCGGAATACAACCGGCACATTGCGAACAACATCACCGCACCAGTCCGCAGCCAGAATGAGCACACGCAGATCGTCACGGTGGTTCAGGCTTTCAAAAAATTCACGGTCTTCTTCCTTATCCCAGGCAAACTTCTCATACCAGGATTCAAACGCCTGCTGGTTTTTGGTCATACTCTCCACGAACTGGCGGGGGGTCAGGCCTTGGCCAAACTTATGGGCTACGTTCTGCTTCATGCTGCACTACCCTTCTTTTTTGATTTATACCACTTAAACAGAAAATAGATAATAATAACGGCAATGGCAACCAGAAGAATCTCACGGGTATATT
Proteins encoded:
- the gatC gene encoding Asp-tRNA(Asn)/Glu-tRNA(Gln) amidotransferase subunit GatC, with amino-acid sequence MSITVKDVQHVAKLARLQLSPEEEATFTEQMNAILQYAEKLNELDTENVKPTTHVLQVSNVMREDAVKESLSQEEALLNAPDDEDGHFKVPAVLE
- the sigY gene encoding RNA polymerase sigma factor SigY; translated protein: MNEGTLELIRQAQKGDASALAALLREHYSFLFKYLIKATMDPSLAEELAQDTMVRAMEKIGHYNGTSAFSSWLITIATRLYIDRKRRWKRETEWLRRERGTAAIRWRFESRNMEWSEVLDALSRLPLPQRVAVLLKHYYGYSYEEIGTIIEVPSGTVKSRVSAGLQQLRKELKEDE
- the gatB gene encoding Asp-tRNA(Asn)/Glu-tRNA(Gln) amidotransferase subunit GatB, with translation MRSFMSKYETVIGLEVHVELHTKSKIFCGCSTEFGAPPNTHTCPVCLGHPGVLPVLNRQAVDYAMKAAMALNCTIGDVSKFDRKNYFYPDSPKAYQISQFDQPIGLNGWIDIEVNGETKRIGITRLHLEEDAGKLTHVDGGFASLVDFNRVGTPLIEIVSEPDLRSPEEARAYLEKIRAIMQYCDVSDVKMEEGSMRCDANISLRPVGQEEFGIRAELKNMNSFRGVLRGLEYEQFRQGEILDDGGVVVQETRRWDEAQGKTLSMRGKEEAHDYRYFPDPDLIVLHIDDAWKESIRQSIPELPDARQARYSEEYGLTAYDAGVLTSSKPLADFFEGSLAYTKDAKAVANWMMGDLLGYLNSNSFELSQVKITPQGLGEMIGLIAGGTISSKIAKTVFKEMLESGKLPAVIVEEKGLVQISDEGAIKQIVEAVVAANPQSVEDYKAGKQKAIGFLVGQVMKESKGKANPGLVNTLLAEVLNG
- a CDS encoding MBL fold metallo-hydrolase, with product MLNIRSYNLGPLQTNAYLLTGADPQRGVIIDPGMNPAALLRAVKDMEIEAILLTHAHFDHIGGVDELRKAKNCPVYVHALESEWLVSPKLNGSLMWPEASPPIRTEPAEYDLAEGQILELLGLTFKVFHTPGHSPGSVSFLCGNDLFSGDVLFKLGVGRTDLPGGRERDLVDSLRGKLYRLDEEVKVYPGHGQRTTIGFERRNNPYVSMP
- the gatA gene encoding Asp-tRNA(Asn)/Glu-tRNA(Gln) amidotransferase subunit GatA, which codes for MSLFQYRLPELHNMLQGKEISVSELTEQSLAAIAERDSKVHAFLTLNEEGARQSARALDDKLASGAERGLLFGLPAGIKDNIVTKGLRTTCASKFLDNFQPIYDATVVSKLRQADAVTVGKLNMDEFAMGGSNENSAYGAVRNPWNLEHVPGGSSGGSAAAVAAGEVLFALGSDTGGSIRQPASYCGVVGLKPTYGLVSRYGLVAFASSLDQIGPVTRNVEDSAYVLQAIAGYDAQDSTSAKVDIPDYLSALTGDISGLRIAVPKEYIGEGVDASVREQVMSALKVLESLGAVWEEVSLPHTEYAVAAYYLLASSEASSNLARFDGVRYGVRVDEGGGLLDLYRNSRSRGFGPEVKRRIMLGTYALSSGYYDAYYLKAQKVRTLIKQDFDEVFKKYDVVIGPTAPTTAFKLGSQTEDPLTMYLNDILTIPVNLAGIPAVSIPCGFAGGLPVGLQIIGKEFDESTVLRVAHAFEQNTGYHKERPQL
- a CDS encoding thioredoxin family protein; the protein is MKQNVAHKFGQGLTPRQFVESMTKNQQAFESWYEKFAWDKEEDREFFESLNHRDDLRVLILAADWCGDVVRNVPVVFRILETAGIKTEVLILEENQDIMDDFLTMGGRSVPVVIFADTGGYVLGHWGPRPEHVQTLMRAFKQENPDREAADYDSKIAEVRKAMGQAYGEGTESHAVIANELRTLISGF
- a CDS encoding DUF5345 family protein is translated as MNEDTGNQKLLTKLSAELERLDAQYDDISAPSLPAVQQFLAAEAVRRRRQSRRELLLFLLAAILLLGIVLAVLGFAPAVYWILQAVIPLAVLGGLTAARIRQRQGDRGQ